The proteins below are encoded in one region of Myxococcales bacterium:
- a CDS encoding cellulase family glycosylhydrolase: protein MGDSTNGSNPGSNSNGLGESSNTDLSGNSGDSASNDGWLYTSGNHIYLGDNVWMGRGANIHDMRSCNACTWKDPEVGEVNRRLDELYDVWGANFVRLALESYAGAEGYRAESNFKSILDDSSVLDQVEQIVDHIGQKENAYVLVTLWIDPSFTPLGWPTEDTQQIWEMVATRFAHDRHVLFGLVNEPQSNFDGAQDAQVWQAMNDTVQAIRDAEQAAGAPYKHIVSVQGTRAWARYLDYYVDHPITASGGENIVYESHPYFDSGTPPDTDSFYDSLFGDAAQTIPVIIGEYGSSEINSVVSYAEQRQISHLAWTFHHNCAPNLIQDTSSDGCGIGMDLLPTSFGQQLMAILKP, encoded by the coding sequence GTGGGCGATTCTACGAACGGCAGCAACCCAGGCTCGAATTCGAATGGCTTGGGAGAAAGTTCAAACACGGATCTTTCGGGTAACAGTGGAGATTCCGCAAGTAATGATGGCTGGCTCTACACATCAGGAAACCATATCTATTTAGGCGATAATGTTTGGATGGGTCGTGGTGCGAACATCCATGACATGCGCAGTTGCAATGCTTGTACATGGAAAGATCCCGAAGTTGGCGAGGTCAATCGTCGCTTGGATGAGCTCTATGATGTTTGGGGAGCTAACTTTGTGCGCCTTGCGCTCGAAAGCTATGCGGGCGCCGAAGGATATCGCGCCGAAAGCAATTTCAAAAGCATCCTTGATGACAGTTCAGTGCTCGATCAAGTTGAGCAAATCGTGGATCACATTGGCCAAAAAGAAAATGCATATGTATTGGTAACATTGTGGATTGATCCAAGCTTTACTCCCCTTGGCTGGCCAACTGAAGATACGCAACAAATCTGGGAGATGGTTGCGACACGCTTTGCACACGACCGGCATGTTCTATTTGGACTAGTCAATGAACCTCAGTCCAATTTTGACGGCGCGCAAGATGCCCAAGTATGGCAAGCCATGAATGACACCGTTCAGGCGATTCGTGACGCGGAACAGGCTGCAGGCGCGCCTTACAAACACATCGTTTCGGTACAAGGAACTCGGGCCTGGGCAAGATACCTTGATTATTACGTGGATCATCCAATTACAGCGAGTGGTGGAGAGAATATTGTTTACGAAAGCCACCCTTACTTTGATAGCGGAACACCGCCCGATACCGATAGTTTCTACGACTCGCTTTTTGGTGATGCTGCACAAACCATTCCCGTGATTATCGGAGAATACGGAAGCTCAGAAATCAACTCGGTAGTATCGTATGCGGAGCAACGGCAAATCTCGCATCTGGCTTGGACCTTCCACCACAACTGCGCGCCAAATCTAATTCAAGATACCTCTTCAGATGGCTGCGGTATTGGTATGGATTTGCTCCCTACAAGTTTTGGTCAACAACTCATGGCAATTTTAAAACCCTAG